Proteins from a genomic interval of Lolium perenne isolate Kyuss_39 chromosome 1, Kyuss_2.0, whole genome shotgun sequence:
- the LOC127325993 gene encoding uncharacterized protein, with amino-acid sequence MSVPCSDQEFRPVKAKAASLPPGVTAERCWCGRLAKVKQVEDFSDQFGMKFFMCASYEHDSPRSSASSSTRPPSPPPLCKWFHWIDTEQPDWARQEVEEKHRRAWATFFEEERREKVRANEKAERERQIRKLRAEQARNREVNQKRMDDEAARRFAEEDVRKEAREAERKRLRERAAEAQVAEERGDKSGKWPRWTQGK; translated from the exons ATGAGTGTGCCGTGCTCTGACCAGGAGTTTAGGccggtgaaggcgaaggctgcaagtttgcccccgggtgtgactgcggagcggtgttggtgcggccgtcttgctaaggttaagcaggtggaggatttctccgaccagttcggcatgaaattttttatgtgtgcgagctatgagcatgattcaccccgtagttcagcttcgtcgtccaccaggccgccG TCTCCCCCGCCCCTATGcaaatggtttcactggatagacacgGAGCAGCCAGATTGGGCGCGCCAGGAGGTTGAGGAGAAACACCGGCGTGCGTGGGCAACGTTCTTTGAGGAGGAGCGTAGGGAAAAGGTTCGTGCAAATGAAAAGGCAGAGCGAGAGAGGCAGATACGGAAACTAAGGGCGGAACAAGCTCGTAATCGcgaggtgaatcagaagaggatggatgatgaggctgcacgtaggtttGCAGAGGAAGATGTGCGTAAGGAGGCTCGTGAAGCGGAGAGAaagagactaagggaaagagctgctgaggcgcaagtggcagaagaacgcggcgacaagtctggaaaatggccacggtgGACGCAGGGAAAGTAG